GACCGGGCGCGGCCCCGGCCCGTGTTCCCGCCCCCTTTGTGTTGCTTTCCTCACGTTGACGGGAAAGCGTGAGCGGTGTAGCCTTCACTGACCAAAGTCGAGTTAAGGGTGGAACCGCTTCCGAAGTGGGGCGGCGGGCCTGTGGCCTGGATGGGTCCACCCCGGAGGATGCATGAAAAAAGCGCTTGCCGTTGTCAGCCTTGTCGCCGCGTTCGGTGCCGCCAGCCAGGCGGGGGCCGTGACGCTCACCCTGGCGTGCGGGGCCGTGGGCCAGGAACTCGAACTGTGTAAGGCGGGAGCCGACCGCTGGGCGAAGAAGACCGGGAACACGGTCCGCATCTTCGAGAGCCCGAATCTCACGAACGACCGCCTGGGCCTGTACCAGCAGCAGCTCGCCGCGCGCAGCAGCGACATCGACGTGTACCAGCTCGACATCATCTGGCCGGGCCTGCTCTCGCAGCACTTCGTGGACATGAAGGGCAAGGTGCCCGCCGCCGAACTGAGCCGCCACTTCCCGCGCATCGTCGAGGCGAACACGGTGAACGGCAAGCTCGTGGCGCTGCCGTGGTTCACGGACGCGGGGCTGCTGTACTACCGCACCGACCTGATGAAGAAGTACGGCTACTCGGCCGCGCCGAAGACCTGGGCCGAACTCGCCACGATGGCGAAAAAGATTCAGGACGGCGAGCGCCCGTCGAACAGCACCTTCGCGGGCTTCGTCTTCCAGGGCAAGAACTACGAGGGCCTGACCTGTGACGCGCTGGAGTGGATCAGCTCGTTTAACGGCGGCACCATCGTGGACAACACGGGCAAGATCACGATCAACAACCCCCGGGCCGCGCAGGCGCTCGACGCGGCCGCGAGCTGGATTCGCAGCATCAGCCCGGCGGGCGTGACGACCTACGGCGAGGAGGAGGCGCGCGGCATCTTCCAGTCGGGGAACGCGGCCTTCATGCGCAACTGGCCCTACGCCTACGCGCTCGGCCAGAGCGAGGACTCGCGGGTGAAGGGCAAGATCGGTGTGGCGCCCCTGCCCGCCGGTCCGGGCGGCAAGCCCGCCGCGACGCTGGGCGGCTGGAACCTCGGCGTGAGCTCCTACTCCAAGAACCAGGCCGCCGCCATCGAGCTGGTGCGCTACCTGACGGGCCCCGAGGAGCAGAAGATCCGCGCCATCGAGGGCGCCTACAACCCGACCATCTCGGCGCTGTACAAGGATCAGGCGATCCTGAAGGCCAACCCCTTCTTCGGCAGCCTGCTCAGCGTGTTCACGAACGCGGTGCCGCGCCCCTCGGCCGCCACCAAGGGCAAGTACAACCAGGTCTCGCAGGCCTTCAGCACCTCCGTGAGCAACGTGCTCAACGGCAAGGCGAAGGGCCAGGCGGCGGTCGCGCAGCTTTCGACCGAACTCGCCCGCATCAAGGGGCGCGGCTTCTAAGCCCGCCGGGCGAGCGGGTGAGATTTCGCCGCACCTGACCGCCCCCCGGGGGACGCTCACAGCCTGGGCGTCCCCCTCCTTCATTTCCCGGGGCCGGGGACCAGCAACCTTTCCATTCACCTTTCCCCCCGCGCGCCCCTCATCCAGCCGCATGGTCAGAGGTTCACGCTGCTCCTGAGCACCCGCCCGACCGCAGGCTGACGGCCCCCGCCTTTTCTCGCCGCCGTTTTCCTCGCCGCTTCTTGGCCGTGGCCGACCGCGCCCCGGCGCACCACACCCGCCGCCCCGGCCCCGCCGGGGTCACCGGGCGAGACAGGGGGCATCCTTATGACCACCAAGGCCACTCCACCCTCCGCCGTAGCCCCCACCCGCAGGCGCGGCATCGAGACGGCGCGCGCCCGGCAGGCGATCTGGCTGCTGCTGCCCACCCTGATCGCCATCGCGGTCGTGGCGGGCTATCCGCTCTACCGGACCTTTTTCTTCTCGCTGTTCGAGGCCAACCTGACGACCCCAGGCGAGCGCACCTTCCTGGGCCTGGGCAATTTCTGGTTCACCACCGACGAGGGCGTGGCCCTGGGCTTTCTGCAAGACCCCAAGTGGTGGACGGCCGTCAAGAACACGCTGCTCTTCACGGTCGTCAGCGTGTTCCTGGAGACGGTCCTCGGCATGATCATCGCGCTCGTGGTGAACAGCGCCTTCAAGGGCCGGGCGTTCCTGCGCACCGCGATGCTGGTGCCGTGGGCGATTCCCACGGTCGTCAGCGCGCAGATGTGGGCGTACATGTACAACGACTCCTTCGGGCTGGTCGGGCGCGGGCTGCTCGGCGGTCAGGCGCTGCTCGCCAATACCGACTCCGCGATCTGGGCCTTGATCGCCGTGGACGTGTGGAAGACGACCTCCTTCATGGCGCTGCTGATCCTCGCCGGGCTCCAGAGCCTGCCCGGCGACATGTACGAGGCCGCCGACATGGACGGCGCGAGCAGGTGGACCCAGTTCTGGCGGCTGACCCTGCCCCTCCTGAGACCCGCGCTGCTGGTGGCCCTCGTGTTCCGCAGCCTCGACGCCCTGCGCGTGTTCGACATCATGTACGTGATGCTGGGCCCGGTGAACGCCTCCAGCACCTCCATGACGGGGTACGCCCGCCTCTCCATGATCGACAACTCGCAGCTCGGGCTGGGCAGCGCCGTGGCGATGGCGATCTTCCTGATCATCATGGTGATCGTGGTCATGTACGTCACCGCGTTCCGGGTGAAGTTCGACTGAGGAGGGGTGACCCATGTACCTGAAACGCACCAACCCGTTCCTGTTCTACCTCCAGCGCGTCCTCTTTTACGTCCTCGTCCTCGTCATCGCCGTCTACCTGCTCTTTCCCTTCCTCTGGGCGGTCCTCACGAGTTTCCGGCGGGCGGGGGACCTCTTCCTGCCGCCGCTGCAATTCATCACCGCGCCCGCCACCGTCAGCAACTACACCCAGGTCTTCGCCAACCCCAACTTCCAGCGCGGGTTGCTGATCAGCGTGATCGTGGCGGTCGCGTCGGTGCTGATCAGCCTGCTGCTGGGCTCTTTTGCCGCCTACGCCCTGGGCCGCTTCAAGTTCAGGGGCAAGGCCCTGATCCTGTACATCATCCTCGCGGTGAGCGTTTTTCCGCAGATCGCGGTGCTCGGCGGGCTCTTCACGCTGGTGCAGGCGACGGGGCTTTTCAACAACCCCGTCTCGCTGATCTTCAGCTACCTGATCTTCACGATCCCCTTTACGGTGTGGGTGCTGACCTCCTTCGTGCGTGACATCCCGGGCGAACTGGAGGAGGCCGCGCTCGTGGACGGCGCCTCGCCGCTCCAGACCCTGTTCCGGGTGCTCTTCCCGGTGATGATGCCCGCGCTCGTGACGACCGGGCTGCTCGCCTTTATCAACTGCTGGAACGAGTACCTCTTCGCGCTGACCTTCACGAGTTCCAACCGCACGGTGCCTGTGGTGATCGCCAACTACTCGGGCGCCTCGCAGTTCGACCAGCCGTGGGGGCCGATCATGGCCGCGAGCATCGTGGTGACGGTGCCGCTGATCATCCTGGTACTGGTGTTCCAGCGCAATATCGTCTCTGGACTGACGGCGGGCGCGGTGAAGGGCTGAGACCCAGGACGCCGACAAAGAGAAGGGCCACCCCGCGCGAGGTGGCTCTTCTCCTTTGCGTTTACCTCCCTTCGGCCCTGCGCTGCGCCTCGTCCAGCGCCGCCTTCGCGCTCAGCTTGCCGGTCGTGGCCTGTGAGATGGCGTCTTCGAGGGAAAAGGTCCACTGCTCGAAGGCGGGGGCGGTGGGACGCGGCTGGGCCCGGTCGAGCTGGGCGTGGGCGGCCCTGATCTGCGGGTTCTTCGCGTACCAGTCGTTGAGAAGGGGGGTGACGCTGCGGCGGGTGGGGGCGTAGGCGGTCGCCTTGACCCACTCGGCGAGGCGGGCGGGCTCCATCAGGAACTGCCAGAAGGCCAGCGCCCCGGCCTGCTCCTGCGGAGAGGCCCCCTGCGGCACGACGAGGTGGGCGCCGCCGAGGGGAAGCGTGCAGCCGCCCGCCCCACCACAGGGAAAGGGCGCGATGCCGAGCTGGAAGAAGGGCAGCTTGCGCGCGTCGGTCCAGTTGGCGACGCTGGCGAGGACGAAGACGTTTTGCCCGCGCGCGAAGTCAAAGGCGCCGCGGGTCGCTTCCGAGAGCCGCCGGGGCTGGGCGAGCCCGGCCGCGCTCATGCGGGCGAGCTGGGTGAGGGCCTCGACCGCCTCCGGGCCGTTGAGGTTGGGCCGACCATTCACGACGAGCGAGCCGCCCCGCGAGGTCACGTTCGCCTCGAAGGTCCAGGCATCGGCGGCGGCGACGAGAGGACGCCGGCCCCGGGTGGCGAGCTGTCGGCTCACGGCCTCGACCTCCGCCCACGTCCCGGGGACCGCCGCCCCCGACCGGCGCAGCGAGCCCGCGTTGTACATCAGGACGGGCACGCTGACGTTCCAGGGCAGGCCGAAGCGCTTGCCGCCGACCTCGCCCGCGCGCCAGACCGGGGCGTAGAGGTCGCGGGTCAGGTCCCCCGGCAGGGCGCCCGTCAGCCGGGAGAGGTCGGTGAGCCGCCCGTCTGCCGCCAGCCGCGCGAAGCGGGTGAACTCGACCTGCGCGAGGGGCGGGGCCTTCCCGGCTCCCAGCGCGGCTTGGAGCTTGTCGTTGAGTTCGCGGTAGTTGCCGCCCGCCACGGGCACGATCTCAAAAGCGGACTGCGAGCGGTTGAAGGCCTGGGTGGAGGCGGTGACGGCCCCCTGGTCCATCGCGTGCCAGAACTCGATGCGCAGGGGAGCGGCCTGCGCGGACGCGGCCAGGAGAAGAGAGAGGGGCAGGGAGAGGCGGCGCATAGGACGGAGGATAGCGGGCGCGTCTTGCCTTAGCCTGACCCGGCCCTCTCTGACGTCAGGGTTAGGGCAACACCGGGTAGAGGTCCACCTGGCTGCCGGGCCGCACGTCCTCGCGGGCGGCGATGCCCACCGAGACGCTGGGCCCGCTGCGGCCCCCCAGGCGGGTAAGGAGGTCGACGAACTCGTTCACGTCGAGGCCCCCGTTGGCGATGTACTCGCTGGGCACGCCCCGGGTGGTGAGGTCGGACACCGTGTCCTGCACGAGGCCCTGAATCTGGGCCTGGACGCGGCGGGGGTCAGCCCCCAGGGCCACGTCCATCCGGCGGATGAGCTGGCCGCCCCGGTAGAGGGTGCTGTTGGGCCGGGCCTCGCAGGCGAGGTCGACCGGGAAGCCCACCGCCGTGTTGCTCGCCGCGCGGCACTGCACGAAGGTGCTGGCGTTCAGGCCGCGCAGCCTCGCCTCCAGGGCGGCGCGGGTGGGGGCGGAGAGACGGGCGGCGGGCGTGCCCCGTGCTCCCCGCGAGGTGGCGGCGGCGGCGGCGCTCACCAGGAACGTGTCGAGGTTGCGGACACCCGGCACCACACCCGCGTACACGAGGTCGTTCTTGGGAAAGGCGAGGTCGGCGTTGCGGCTGGCGCTGAGTTCGGTGCGGGCGCTGGAGTATTCGTCTTGCAACTTGCCCAGGCTCGCGCGGGTGCTCGCCAGGTCGCGGGCCAGCGTCTCGTTCGCCGCGCGCAGGTCCGATTGCTGGGCCCGCAGCGAGGCGAGGTCGGCGCGCACCCGGTCACGCTCGCGCAGGGCGGCGTCACGCTCCAGGGCCGCGGCCCCGCGGCCCTGCACCGCCGCGTCGCGGGCGCGGGCGGCGTTGTCGCGCTCGGTCCTCAACCGCTCGCGGGCGGCGAGCAGGCCGGTGCGCTCGGCGGCCAGCCGGTCGCGCTCCTCCTGGGCGGCCACGCGCTGCGCCTCCGCCTGGGCGCTGGCGGCCACGGCGGCGTCGCGGGCCTGCCGGGCGGCGTCCCGCTCCCCGGCAAGCCTGTTGCGCTGGGTCTCGACCCTCTGGCGTGAGGCCTCCAGGTCGGCGACCTGCCGGTCCAGCACCGCCACCCGTTCCTGGGCCGTCTGCGCGCGGGTCTGGGCCTGGGTCGCCGCCGTCTCGGCCTGCGCGGCGCGGGCGTCGAGGTCGGCGACCTGCCTGCCCAGCGCTGCCACCCGCGCGCCCTGCGCCAGCGCCCGCTCCCGGCTCGACGCCAGGGCCGCCTCCGACGCGGCGAGGCGGGTGCGGCTTTCCTCGGCCCGCCGCTCCAGCGTCTCCCGCAGGGCGGTGAGTCCGGTCACGCGCGCTTGCAACCCCGCCGCCTGCGTCTGGGCCGTGCGCCGCTGGGTCTGCGCGGTCTGAAGCCGGGCCTGCGCCGCTTTCAGCTCGGCGGCGGCCTCCTCCAGGCTGGCCTGCGCCCGCGCCCGCTCCGAGCGCAGCCGCTCGGCCTCACGCTCGGCGGCGTCGCGCTCGCGCTGCACCGCCGAGAGGTCACCCTGCACGTCCTCCAGCTCCTCCCGCAGCGCGGTGACCTGGGGCCGGAGCTGGTCGGCCTGCGCGATGGTGTTCACCGCGTTGCGGTTCAGGAGCAAAAAGGCCGCGAGGCTCGCCGCGCTGATGCCCATGCCCGAGAGCACCGCCACCAGCAGCGCCGTGCTCTTGGGCCGCAGCCCGAACCAGCGCAGGTGCTTGCGGCCCACCTTCTTGGCGATGGTGTCGGCGGCGTAGGCGACCACCCCCGAGAGGATGACCACGAAGGGCAAGAAGAGCCACAGCACGTGCCCGCGCCCCCTTACAGCTCGAAGTCGTCGCCGAGGTAGTGGCGCCGGGCGTCCTCGTCCGCCGCGAACTGCGCCGGGGTGCCCTCGAACTTCACCTCGCCGTCGAACATCAGGTACACCCGGTCGGTCAGGGCGATGGTCTCGCGCACGTTGTGGTCGGTGATGAAGACCCCGATTCCCCGTCGGTCGCGCAGTTCCCGGATCAACCGCTGAATCTCGCGGATGCTCTTGGGGTCTACCCCCGTGAAGGGCTCGTCGAGGAGGAGGTAGTCGGGATCGGTGGTCAGCGCCCGCGCCAGTTCGAGCCGCCGCCGCTCGCCGCCCGAGAGCTGGTAGGCGTAGGAGTTGCTCAAATGCGTCAACCCGAACTCGGCGAGCAGCGAGTCTGCCCGGCCCTCCTGCTCGGCGCGGGAGAGGCGCTGGTATTCGAGGATGGCGAGGAGGTTATCCCGCGCGGTGAGCTTGCGAAAGGCGCTGGGCTCCTGCGGGAGGTAGCCCAGCCCCAGCCGCGCCCGCTCGTGCATGGGCAGCCGGGTCACGTCGCGGTCGCCGAGGGTGATGCGCCCGCCGCCGGGGCGGATGAAGCCCACGAGCATGTAGAAGGTCGTGGTCTTCCCCGCCCCGTTCGGCCCGAAGAGCGCCACGATCTCGCCGGGCCGCACCGTGAAGTCCACCCCGCGCACGACGGCCCGCCGACCATACGTCTTGCTGAGCCCCTGGGCGGTGAGTTCGGGTCTCATGGTCAGGGGTGTGACGGTGGGCAAGACGGCGGGGGCGGTCACCTTCCGAGGGTAGCATGGGCCCCCCGCGCCGCCCGTGACGGGTGCGACGAAGGGGGCGGGCGGGTCTCCTCCCCCCATTCGGGGGCCTACACTGGGGCCATGCTGCTGACGATCATCGTGCTCGACTCCGTGGGAGTCGGCGAGCTGCCCGACGCGGAGCGGTTCGGGGACGCGGGCGCGCACACCCTCAATCACACCCTCACGGCGGCCCCGGTGCCCCTGCCCAACCTCGCGCGGCTGGGGCTGGGCCGGGTGCCCACCGTGCAGACCGGACCGGAGACTATTCCGGAGGCTGAGGTCCACGGCGCCTTTGGGCGGATGCGCGAGGTCAGCCCCGGCAAGGACACCAGCACCGGCCACTGGGAGTTCATGGGCGTGCAGCTCCAGCACCCCTTCCGGGTCTTCCCGGACGGCTTCCCCCCCGCCGTGATGGACGCCTTCGACGCGGCGACCGGGCGCGGCCACCTGTGTAACCGGCCTTACAGCGGCACGGACGTGATCCGCGACTACGGGGAGGAGCATCTGCGCACGGGCTGGCCCATCGTGTACACCAGCGCCGACAGCGTGTTTCAGATCGCCGCGCACGAGGACGTGGTGCCGCTGGAGACGCTGTATGGGTGGTGTCAGGCGGCCCGCGACCTCCTCCAGGGCGAGGTCGCGGTCGCGCGGGTGATCGCCCGGCCTTTCCGTGGAGAGTTCCCCTTCGAGCGGGCGAACGAGCACCGCCGGGACTTCTCGCTGGAGCCGCCGCGCACCGTGCTCGACGCGCTGAGGGAGGCGGGACGGGAGGTCGTCGGCATCGGCAAGATTCCCGACATCTACGCGCACCGGGGCTTTTCCGAGAAGATTCACACCGACAACAACGCGGACGGGATCGCCAAAACGCTCGACCGGATGCGGCGGGCGGCGCGGGAGGGCACGGACGGGCTGATCTTCACCAACCTCGTGGACTTCGACGCCAAGTTCGGGCACCGCCGCGACCCGCAGGGGTACAGCGCGTGTCTGGCGGAGTTCGACGCGGCCCTCCCCGACCTGCTGGCGGCGGTGCCGGAGGGCGGGGCCCTGCTCATCCTCAGCGACCACGGGAACGACCCGACGTGGCACGGGACGGACCACACCCGCGAGTACGGGCTGCTGCTGGCCTACCGGCCGGGGATGACGGGGCCGGTGGACCTCGGCGAGCGGGCCACCTTCGCGGACGTGGGCGCGACCGCCGCCGGGGCGCTGGGCGCCGCGTGGGAGGGGCCGGGTGAGAGCTTCTGGAAGGCGCTGAGCTGACCCCACCGGGCGCCCCCGAGGCGTACCCCCCCGCCGAGACCGACGGCTCCACCTTCCGCGTCGGACCCGAGGCGTTCACCCTCACCCTCTCGCTGGGCGGGCGGTACGCGGGCGAGCAGAGCTGGGCCCTCCAGCCCGAGCGCAGCGCCCTCGTGGCGCGGGTGCAGACCGACTTCGCGGGGGTGTTGCCGGAGTTGCGCCGGGTGCAGACGAGCCGCCTCCACCCGAGACACCTCACCAGCCTGAGCTACGCGGAGGGCGACGGGCGGGGGGGCCGGGCCACCTTCGAGACCACCTTTGACCGCAAGACGGGCCTGATCACCCTGCGCCAGGGCAAGGAGGAGGCGACCGTGCCCCTGACGACCGAGTACCACGATCCCGTCTC
This genomic interval from Deinococcus aestuarii contains the following:
- a CDS encoding phosphopentomutase; the protein is MLLTIIVLDSVGVGELPDAERFGDAGAHTLNHTLTAAPVPLPNLARLGLGRVPTVQTGPETIPEAEVHGAFGRMREVSPGKDTSTGHWEFMGVQLQHPFRVFPDGFPPAVMDAFDAATGRGHLCNRPYSGTDVIRDYGEEHLRTGWPIVYTSADSVFQIAAHEDVVPLETLYGWCQAARDLLQGEVAVARVIARPFRGEFPFERANEHRRDFSLEPPRTVLDALREAGREVVGIGKIPDIYAHRGFSEKIHTDNNADGIAKTLDRMRRAAREGTDGLIFTNLVDFDAKFGHRRDPQGYSACLAEFDAALPDLLAAVPEGGALLILSDHGNDPTWHGTDHTREYGLLLAYRPGMTGPVDLGERATFADVGATAAGALGAAWEGPGESFWKALS
- a CDS encoding carbohydrate ABC transporter permease; protein product: MTTKATPPSAVAPTRRRGIETARARQAIWLLLPTLIAIAVVAGYPLYRTFFFSLFEANLTTPGERTFLGLGNFWFTTDEGVALGFLQDPKWWTAVKNTLLFTVVSVFLETVLGMIIALVVNSAFKGRAFLRTAMLVPWAIPTVVSAQMWAYMYNDSFGLVGRGLLGGQALLANTDSAIWALIAVDVWKTTSFMALLILAGLQSLPGDMYEAADMDGASRWTQFWRLTLPLLRPALLVALVFRSLDALRVFDIMYVMLGPVNASSTSMTGYARLSMIDNSQLGLGSAVAMAIFLIIMVIVVMYVTAFRVKFD
- a CDS encoding ABC transporter substrate-binding protein codes for the protein MKKALAVVSLVAAFGAASQAGAVTLTLACGAVGQELELCKAGADRWAKKTGNTVRIFESPNLTNDRLGLYQQQLAARSSDIDVYQLDIIWPGLLSQHFVDMKGKVPAAELSRHFPRIVEANTVNGKLVALPWFTDAGLLYYRTDLMKKYGYSAAPKTWAELATMAKKIQDGERPSNSTFAGFVFQGKNYEGLTCDALEWISSFNGGTIVDNTGKITINNPRAAQALDAAASWIRSISPAGVTTYGEEEARGIFQSGNAAFMRNWPYAYALGQSEDSRVKGKIGVAPLPAGPGGKPAATLGGWNLGVSSYSKNQAAAIELVRYLTGPEEQKIRAIEGAYNPTISALYKDQAILKANPFFGSLLSVFTNAVPRPSAATKGKYNQVSQAFSTSVSNVLNGKAKGQAAVAQLSTELARIKGRGF
- a CDS encoding carbohydrate ABC transporter permease, with the protein product MYLKRTNPFLFYLQRVLFYVLVLVIAVYLLFPFLWAVLTSFRRAGDLFLPPLQFITAPATVSNYTQVFANPNFQRGLLISVIVAVASVLISLLLGSFAAYALGRFKFRGKALILYIILAVSVFPQIAVLGGLFTLVQATGLFNNPVSLIFSYLIFTIPFTVWVLTSFVRDIPGELEEAALVDGASPLQTLFRVLFPVMMPALVTTGLLAFINCWNEYLFALTFTSSNRTVPVVIANYSGASQFDQPWGPIMAASIVVTVPLIILVLVFQRNIVSGLTAGAVKG
- a CDS encoding ABC transporter substrate-binding protein translates to MRRLSLPLSLLLAASAQAAPLRIEFWHAMDQGAVTASTQAFNRSQSAFEIVPVAGGNYRELNDKLQAALGAGKAPPLAQVEFTRFARLAADGRLTDLSRLTGALPGDLTRDLYAPVWRAGEVGGKRFGLPWNVSVPVLMYNAGSLRRSGAAVPGTWAEVEAVSRQLATRGRRPLVAAADAWTFEANVTSRGGSLVVNGRPNLNGPEAVEALTQLARMSAAGLAQPRRLSEATRGAFDFARGQNVFVLASVANWTDARKLPFFQLGIAPFPCGGAGGCTLPLGGAHLVVPQGASPQEQAGALAFWQFLMEPARLAEWVKATAYAPTRRSVTPLLNDWYAKNPQIRAAHAQLDRAQPRPTAPAFEQWTFSLEDAISQATTGKLSAKAALDEAQRRAEGR
- the lptB gene encoding LPS export ABC transporter ATP-binding protein; its protein translation is MRPELTAQGLSKTYGRRAVVRGVDFTVRPGEIVALFGPNGAGKTTTFYMLVGFIRPGGGRITLGDRDVTRLPMHERARLGLGYLPQEPSAFRKLTARDNLLAILEYQRLSRAEQEGRADSLLAEFGLTHLSNSYAYQLSGGERRRLELARALTTDPDYLLLDEPFTGVDPKSIREIQRLIRELRDRRGIGVFITDHNVRETIALTDRVYLMFDGEVKFEGTPAQFAADEDARRHYLGDDFEL
- a CDS encoding DUF3084 domain-containing protein; amino-acid sequence: MLWLFLPFVVILSGVVAYAADTIAKKVGRKHLRWFGLRPKSTALLVAVLSGMGISAASLAAFLLLNRNAVNTIAQADQLRPQVTALREELEDVQGDLSAVQRERDAAEREAERLRSERARAQASLEEAAAELKAAQARLQTAQTQRRTAQTQAAGLQARVTGLTALRETLERRAEESRTRLAASEAALASSRERALAQGARVAALGRQVADLDARAAQAETAATQAQTRAQTAQERVAVLDRQVADLEASRQRVETQRNRLAGERDAARQARDAAVAASAQAEAQRVAAQEERDRLAAERTGLLAARERLRTERDNAARARDAAVQGRGAAALERDAALRERDRVRADLASLRAQQSDLRAANETLARDLASTRASLGKLQDEYSSARTELSASRNADLAFPKNDLVYAGVVPGVRNLDTFLVSAAAAATSRGARGTPAARLSAPTRAALEARLRGLNASTFVQCRAASNTAVGFPVDLACEARPNSTLYRGGQLIRRMDVALGADPRRVQAQIQGLVQDTVSDLTTRGVPSEYIANGGLDVNEFVDLLTRLGGRSGPSVSVGIAAREDVRPGSQVDLYPVLP